DNA from Rubripirellula lacrimiformis:
CCGTGATCGGTGACGACTTAGCCGCTAGCATGATGGAGCGGCCCTACCGCGACGGCTACCAAATTGAGATGTAGGCGAACGCGTCGACCAGCCAACCCCATTGTTGTCGCTAGACCGATCGATCAACGCGGCGGCATGAACACTTCATACCGAAATCAAAGGAAACCTTCCTGCCATGCATCTTTTTAAAGTCACGCTTCCCTTTCTGTTCGTCGCGGTGCTTTCAGGCGTCGCATTTGCCCAGACCGATGCGAAGCGTCCGAATGTCCTGTGGATCACGATCGAAGACTGGAGCCCCGATCTGTCGTGCTACGGCACCAAAGGAATCGAAACGCCGCATGTCGACAAACTGGCATCCGAAGGCATTCGATTCGAGCGGGCCTTCACGACATCGCCGGTTTGTTCGACTTCGCGATCGGCGATGATGACCGGTTTCCACCAGAACTACATCGGTGCACACCAGCATCGCACCGACGACAAGAAACCGTTGCCGTACGGGATCCGCCCGATTCCGCACCTGTTTGCCGACGCCGGCTATTTCACGTGCCTGATGAGTTGGAAGACCGACTGCAATTTCTTGCCAGATTCCAAAGAGGAACTGTTCATGGGCGGCGACTGGAATCAGCGTGACCCAGACCAGCCGTTCTTTGCACGTATCACCTTCGGTGGAACTCACCGCGCCTGGAATCGCGATCCGGTTCGGCCGATCGACGGGGACGACGTCGAACTGCCGCCGTATTACCCCGACACCCCATTCATCCGCCGCGACTGGGCCAACGGATTGGAACAGATGCAGTTGGTGGATCGCGAGGTCGGCGAATTGCTGAAACGATTGGACGACGAAGGACTTTCAGAGAACACCATCGTATTTTTCATTGGCGATCATGGTCGCTGCCACATTCGCGGCAAACAATTCCTGTACGACGAAGGAACTCGCATTCCGATGATCCTGCGTTGGCCCGGAAAGGTCCAGCCGAAACAAGTCAATCACGACCTGGTGATGTCGATCGACATCTGTGCCACCATTTTGGACGCCGCGGGGATTCAACCGCCGGTTCCACTGCACGGCAAGAATCTGTTCAGCGACGATGTCGGGCAACGCAAATATGTGTTCGCCGCTCGCGACAAAATGGACGACACGCACGACGCGATGCGTTCGATTCGCAGCCAGGAATACAAGTTGATCCAGAACCTGATGCCCGAGCGAGCTTATTGTCAGTTCAGTTTCTATAAAGAGGCGTCCTATCCGCCGCTGGCCGAGCTGAATGTGCTGAACCTGGAAGGCAAACTGACACCCGCCCAAGCGGCGTTCATGTCGGCGACCAAGCCAGAGATCGAGATGTTCGATCTGCGCACCGACCCCCACGAGATCCATAACGTGGCGGATGATCCTAAGTACGCCGATGCCAAAGCCGAATTGATCGCAGAACTAGATCGTTGGCGCAATGATGTGATCAATGACCAAGGTGTTTCGGACGAATTTCGCGGAATCGGTATCTTCCCGGATTCCTGCCCCACACCGACCGTTGGCCAGTGGGTTCAGCAAAATACCGACAAGTATGACTTTGCCAAGTACGGGGCACCGGGTTGGTACCCAACCCGCACCTTGGAACAGTGGAAACAGATCCGCGAACAGTGGGAACCCTATGTTTTCCGCGGACCAAATGAAAAGGTGGCACGCCCGGTGATCCCGTTCACGAAAAAGCCAAAGCGAAAATAGTCGGCTCGCCGGATCGGCTTTGCCGTCCATGCTGAACTTCCCAAACTTCCTTTCACTTTCCTGCGGTTGGAAATGATCGCGCTGCCCTGGAACACCATGAACCGACCGAATGCTTGCTTGATTGCCACGCTGATACCTTGGGTCTGCGCATGCTGCGTTTTCCCGGCGAAGGCTGACCAGCCGGGGAAGACCACCCCGGATGGAACGACAGTCCGGGCGGCCGTTGCAACCGACGCTGGCGGACCGGCTGCCAACGTTTCCGGGAACAACGTTTCCGGGAACAAGGTCCCCGGAAGCAAGGTGCCCGGAAACAAGGTGGCCGGAAACAAGGTGGCGGAAACTCCCACTTGGACGGACCCGATGGTTGCGGCCCGAGAATCGGCTGCGTTCGGATTCTTGGGGGAATACATCAAGGATCGTCAGGCCATTCAGGTGGTTCCCTGCGAAGGTCGGTACTATCTGTCCATCTATCAGGGCGGACTACCTGGGGCAGGATGGGATCGTGGCCGGATCCAGCATGAATGGGTTCAGGCAGATTCAATCGCAGATCGGTTAGCAGGTTTGACGAAGGTGGACCGATCGGGATCGCTGACGTTCCCCACGCCACCGGAAAACGCAGTCGTCTTATTCGATGGCAAGAACATGGATCACTGGGCCCATGGGAAGATCCTGAACGGGTTGCTGCAAGCCGGTGCCAAAACCAAAGATCAGTTCCAGGATTTCCAACTGCACTTCGAAACGATGGTTCCCTTCAAACCGGAACTTCCGTTGGCTCACCCCGGGCGAGGGAACAGCGGCGTCTTTGCCGTCGGTGCCTACGAAGTCCAGGTCTGCGACACCTTTGGAATTGATTTCGCCCCGGATCGTTGGAAGATCGACAATGTCCAGAAGCACCCGGACACGTGGTGCGGATCGATCTATGGGATTCGTGCGGCAGACGTCAACATGTGCTTGCCGCCGTTGGCCTGGCAGACGTTCGATGTCGACTTCACGGCCGCTCGATTCCAAGATGGCGAAAAGATCTCGGACGCCCGCATGACCGTGCACCAGAATGGAATTCTGATCCACGATGACATTCCATTGCCTGAGGGAACCGGCGGCGGCCCCTCGGGTCCACGCGACGAAGTGCCTCGCGGAGCCATCTACGTTCAAAACCACCACAATCCAACCCAATATCGCAATATCTGGATCGTACCGCGGGACTAGTTGTGTAGCGGTCGCTTCGCCCCCCCTTGGGTATTCAGAAGGCGAAACCCGAATTCTACGATTCAAAACGATTTCGATTAGGCTACGGTTCGCAAACTGCGACGTTCCCTATCTAGCTGCCCAGCATGAATCCACTGAACCGGTTTAGCCGATCCCGCAACTCCCATGTGCAGCCCGATGCCCACATGACGTGGGCTTCGCGAAGCATTTCCATGACGGTTACCCGAACCGGACTGTACCTGAAAAAGCAGCTCTGGATCTGGCCGATCGTTGCGGTCGTGATGTTGTCGACCATCGGCTATTTCATGGGCAGTGCGATCGAATCGACGATCAAAGGTAACGTCAGCTCGGGAATGCAGACGCTGGTCGATCTGGAAGCCGAAATGTTGACCAAGTGGTTCAGCGTTCAGGAATCCGCCGCCGAAGCTCTGGCCAACGACGCGTCGGTGCGCCGAACGGTGTACCAACTGTTCCAGCAGGACGACAGTCTTTCGACATCGCCATCGACGACCGACCCCCACCTGGAATTAGCGGCCGAGCTGGGCCCTGCGATGTCGGCCCACGAATTCGACAGCTATCTTTTGGTGGACAAAACCAAACGAGTCGTTTCGGCAACCCACACCGCGTTGATCGGTGAACAGGGGATCGCCGAATACGAATCCTTTATCGATCGGGCGCTCGCCGGCGAAGCATTCGTCTCACCCCCGTTTCCCAGTGTCGTGATGATGAAGGGCATCGACGGACGATCTCGTATGGGCGTCCCCACCATGTATGTGTGCGCCCCCGTTCGTGACCCGTCGTTCCAAGTGGTCGGCGTGCTTGCGCTGCAGATCCGTCCCGAACGAGAATTCATCCCGATCCTTCAACTTGGTCGAATCGGTGCGTCGGGCGAAACCTATGCCTTCAACGAAGACGGCATCATGATCAGCAACAGTCGCTTTGACGAAGACCTCATCTTGCTGGGACTATTGCCGGACCAACCCCATTCGCATTCGATCCTGCAGATGTCGGTACGCGACCCGGGCGACGACATGACGCGCGGATTTCGCCCCAACCGCCGCCGGTCTCAATTGCCGCTGACGACCATGGCTGCCGATGCGATCGCAGGGAATTCGAACCTGAACGTGGACGGCTATCGGGACTACCGCGGCGTGACCGTGATCGGCGCCTGGCGGTGGCTGCCAAAGTACAAGATTGGCGTCGCAATTGAAGTCGTTGCGGATCAGGCGTTTCGTCCGATTGTGATCTTGCAACGAACGTTCCTAACGATCTTCATTCTGTTGTTGTTATGTGCCATCGTGATCTTTGTGTTCACGCTGATCGTCGCCCGACTGCAACGCCAATCTCGCGAAGCGGTGATCGAAGCCCAACAGTTGGGACAATACACGCTGGATCAAAAGCTAGGCGAAGGTGCGATGGGGGTCGTGTACAAAGGCCATCATTCGATGCTGCGACGTCCCACTGCGATTAAACTGTTGCATGCCGACAAGGTGAACGACACTTCCATCGCTCGTTTCGAACGCGAGGTGCAGATTACCTGTCAATTGAACCACGCCAATACGATCGCGATCTACGATTACGGTCGCACGCCGGAGGGAGTGTTCTACTATGCCATGGAATACTTGGATGGCATCGACCTGCAGGACCTGGTCGACAAGTACGGAACTCAGTCCGAGGCTAGAGTGATCCATATTCTGTTGCAGATGTGTGGATCCCTGTTCGAAGCTCATTCACAAGGACTTGTGCATCGCGACATCAAACCAGCCAATGTGATGCTCAATCGCCGCGGATGTGAACCGGACGTCGTGAAGGTGCTGGACTTTGGGTTGGTCAAAGCGGTCGATCGCACCGAAGGATCGCCCGCGTCCGATGGAAACTCGATGTCGGGCACGCCCCTGTACATGTCGCCTGAATCCATCCAGGCCCCCATGACCGTTGACGCTCGCAGCGACATCTATGCGGTTGGCGCGGTCGGCTATTTCCTGCTGACGGGCAAACCCGTCTTCGAGGCGTCCAACTTGGTCGACCTGTGCCAAAAACACATCGAGGAATCGCCCGTCCCGCCGACCAAACGAACCAATGTCCACGTGTCTAGCCAGCTAGAAGACGCAATCATGGGATGTCTGGAAAAGTCACGTGCCAAGCGGCCGCAAACAGCACGCGATCTCGGAATCCTGATCTCGAAATGTGCGGCGGCTAGCCAATGGACGATCGAGGATGCGGACCGATGGTGGGGGCGACACGAACGTGGATCACAGACCAAGGTTTCGACCGCGCCAACATCCACCCCGTCGTCAACAGCATCGGCTGCGATGGATGCCACGATGGACCAGTCCATCCAGGATCCCGATGCTGAAGATACCGGTCGATAATCCGGCAACCAGCGATCGGCTGCGGTGATGGCCGATGATCCGACTTAGAAACTGATCTGCAGTTGAGTTCGGACAAGCCAACCCTTGTCGCCTGGGTTGATGTCCAACACGGCCGAGTTGACCGTCGCTCCGTTCAGATACGTCGCGTCCATCGTTACCTTGGCGTGATCTTGGTCAAAGTACCAAGCCCAACCTCCTGCAAATTCGTCGGAACTCTGATCGGTCACGCCCAGTGTTCCCGAGTTTCCGTTGACGCGGGACCAGCGAGCCATCAGTTCCATCTTGTGGGGAACCACGAACATGCCGGATTGCAGCCAGAACCCGTGGTCGAACAGATTGGGAACGTAATCGCCCTGGAACCCAGTGATGTTGCGGAAGTAGTATTCGCCCGTCGCCGAGAAACCTCGATACTTCATCGATGTGTCCAACGAAAAAATCGATACGTCGTAGCTTTTCACGGCGAACGGCAGCAAATTGGAAAGTTGGTGCCCCGAGTCGACTGTTCGGATCGAACTGAATTCGGTGGTGCCACTGCGGTCAATCGTGGTGGTCGCAAAGCCTGCCCCGACACGCGTCGCAAGTTGCCGGTGCCCGGTTAAGTCCGCAAGCTGTCCCGGCCCCCACTGGCCCGTCGGGTGGAAATGCAGACGTCCCGAAAATGCGTTGTTGTTGTCCAGTTGACCGCTGCTGCCGGTTTCTGCACCACCGGTCACCAAGCCGTTGAACAATGCCAGTTCCCAATGAATCGGAAGCGGCAAACTATTGGTCGCGCCATAGAAGCCCAACGCCAGACTGCGATTGACGTCAAAGTAGGTGCTGGACATGGATCGGTCTGAAAACTGAAGATGCTTGCCGCTAAGCTGCCTAGCAAGCGAGAAAGGCATCTTGTACAGCCCAGTGCGAATGCCAAGCGTTCCGCGGTCGCAATCCCAAAGACGATGAGCAAGGTCGAACTGAAAGTAGTAGTCTAAGATTCGGATCGAATCGCTGGCGTTGCTTCGCCCATCCAGTTGAACGTAGTAGGACAGGTCCGAGCTGATCGCATTGCCTGACAGAATGATTCGAGCACGTTTAAGCTGAATCTGGTTCAAATCGTCTTGCGAGTCGTTGCCCGCGAACACCGTTTGCCGTAGCTGTCCCCAACCGTTCAGCTTCAAACGATAAGGATAGTGCTCGGTTCCCAGATCCAGATCATCTTGGCTAGCGATGACAAAACCCCCATCGTAGCCAACGCGAATCGGAACCACTTGGGACGACGAAAGTGAAGGATTGGATTGCAGGTCGTTCGCCGAACTTGCACCGAAAGTCGCATCGTTCAGAGTTTCGGTTGCCAGCAGATCCAGTGAATCGGAATCATAAGAGGCAAGTTGAACGGGAGCGGTCCGGGGCGTCTCGCCAATGGACGATCCGGAGTCCAGCCAGTTTAAGCCGAGCGATTCCGGCAGGCCAGATTCCAGCGCGGTCAAATCGGACCATTGCCTCGGAAATTCGGTCCCGCGTGTCGCGGGTTCGTTGGTCCTGGATTCCGTTGCCCACGGCTGGGACGGATCCATCCCGGGCTGGTCAGCGTGGGCAGCAACGGCAGAGAGCAGGGACATCAGTGATGCCAATGCGATCCTCCATCGTCGACCCAGCTGCTTGTTCATGACGTTTCAGACACCGCATGAAAGGAAAGCACGGGGGGAAATGGGCGGACCGAAAACGGCCGTTTCATTCCTTTCATTCGGCATGACTGGCATTCCCTATCAACCGAATGCCAACTTTTTTCGCAGAATCGCTCATCGACCAGCATGGCTGATCGCCCCCGGATCGCATCGGCTTGGGGCCAATGCGCTGACGATTGATCCTCCGCGGCGGAGTCGAATTTCGCGTCTGAACGGCGCTGACTTGATTCATCCCGCCCAAGCACATCACGCGACGGAAGTTGATTGGACCGCGTCCGTTCATCCGCCTAGCGTCTGCCTAACGTTCGATCTGCGGTCGCCCTTGGCCGCGTCGACCGCCCTGCTGGCGGCCACCGCGTTGGCCGCCGCCCCGTTGGTCCGCTCCACCTTGGTCGGCTCCACCTTGGTCGGCTCCCGGGCCTTGCTGCAGCATTTTCTGTTGTTGGGCGGTCAGAATGTTGGCGAGTTGGGCGTCGACTTCCATCTGCAACTTCGCGATGGCCTGACGCTGTTCGTCCGATAGTTCGAGATGATCTTGGACATGGGACGGCATGATCTGACCCACTGGCGGAGGCCCGAATTGGCCCTGCCCACCTTGCATGCCGCCACCGCGCATCTCACCGGCAGGGGGTCCACCGGCGCCGAAATCGCCACCCGCACCACCGCCTGCTCGACGACCGCCGCGTCCTCCCTGCGCCTCCATCATTGCGGTCAATTCCTGTCGCGTCACCGCACCATCTTGGTTGGCATCGGCTCGGTTCAGCATCGTTTTCAAACGATCATCGCTGACCTCGTTGACCGTTAGCATGCCGTCACCATTCGTATCCATGGTCA
Protein-coding regions in this window:
- a CDS encoding sulfatase family protein, producing MHLFKVTLPFLFVAVLSGVAFAQTDAKRPNVLWITIEDWSPDLSCYGTKGIETPHVDKLASEGIRFERAFTTSPVCSTSRSAMMTGFHQNYIGAHQHRTDDKKPLPYGIRPIPHLFADAGYFTCLMSWKTDCNFLPDSKEELFMGGDWNQRDPDQPFFARITFGGTHRAWNRDPVRPIDGDDVELPPYYPDTPFIRRDWANGLEQMQLVDREVGELLKRLDDEGLSENTIVFFIGDHGRCHIRGKQFLYDEGTRIPMILRWPGKVQPKQVNHDLVMSIDICATILDAAGIQPPVPLHGKNLFSDDVGQRKYVFAARDKMDDTHDAMRSIRSQEYKLIQNLMPERAYCQFSFYKEASYPPLAELNVLNLEGKLTPAQAAFMSATKPEIEMFDLRTDPHEIHNVADDPKYADAKAELIAELDRWRNDVINDQGVSDEFRGIGIFPDSCPTPTVGQWVQQNTDKYDFAKYGAPGWYPTRTLEQWKQIREQWEPYVFRGPNEKVARPVIPFTKKPKRK
- a CDS encoding porin family protein; amino-acid sequence: MSLLSAVAAHADQPGMDPSQPWATESRTNEPATRGTEFPRQWSDLTALESGLPESLGLNWLDSGSSIGETPRTAPVQLASYDSDSLDLLATETLNDATFGASSANDLQSNPSLSSSQVVPIRVGYDGGFVIASQDDLDLGTEHYPYRLKLNGWGQLRQTVFAGNDSQDDLNQIQLKRARIILSGNAISSDLSYYVQLDGRSNASDSIRILDYYFQFDLAHRLWDCDRGTLGIRTGLYKMPFSLARQLSGKHLQFSDRSMSSTYFDVNRSLALGFYGATNSLPLPIHWELALFNGLVTGGAETGSSGQLDNNNAFSGRLHFHPTGQWGPGQLADLTGHRQLATRVGAGFATTTIDRSGTTEFSSIRTVDSGHQLSNLLPFAVKSYDVSIFSLDTSMKYRGFSATGEYYFRNITGFQGDYVPNLFDHGFWLQSGMFVVPHKMELMARWSRVNGNSGTLGVTDQSSDEFAGGWAWYFDQDHAKVTMDATYLNGATVNSAVLDINPGDKGWLVRTQLQISF
- a CDS encoding 3-keto-disaccharide hydrolase, whose translation is MNRPNACLIATLIPWVCACCVFPAKADQPGKTTPDGTTVRAAVATDAGGPAANVSGNNVSGNKVPGSKVPGNKVAGNKVAETPTWTDPMVAARESAAFGFLGEYIKDRQAIQVVPCEGRYYLSIYQGGLPGAGWDRGRIQHEWVQADSIADRLAGLTKVDRSGSLTFPTPPENAVVLFDGKNMDHWAHGKILNGLLQAGAKTKDQFQDFQLHFETMVPFKPELPLAHPGRGNSGVFAVGAYEVQVCDTFGIDFAPDRWKIDNVQKHPDTWCGSIYGIRAADVNMCLPPLAWQTFDVDFTAARFQDGEKISDARMTVHQNGILIHDDIPLPEGTGGGPSGPRDEVPRGAIYVQNHHNPTQYRNIWIVPRD
- a CDS encoding serine/threonine protein kinase, with protein sequence MNPLNRFSRSRNSHVQPDAHMTWASRSISMTVTRTGLYLKKQLWIWPIVAVVMLSTIGYFMGSAIESTIKGNVSSGMQTLVDLEAEMLTKWFSVQESAAEALANDASVRRTVYQLFQQDDSLSTSPSTTDPHLELAAELGPAMSAHEFDSYLLVDKTKRVVSATHTALIGEQGIAEYESFIDRALAGEAFVSPPFPSVVMMKGIDGRSRMGVPTMYVCAPVRDPSFQVVGVLALQIRPEREFIPILQLGRIGASGETYAFNEDGIMISNSRFDEDLILLGLLPDQPHSHSILQMSVRDPGDDMTRGFRPNRRRSQLPLTTMAADAIAGNSNLNVDGYRDYRGVTVIGAWRWLPKYKIGVAIEVVADQAFRPIVILQRTFLTIFILLLLCAIVIFVFTLIVARLQRQSREAVIEAQQLGQYTLDQKLGEGAMGVVYKGHHSMLRRPTAIKLLHADKVNDTSIARFEREVQITCQLNHANTIAIYDYGRTPEGVFYYAMEYLDGIDLQDLVDKYGTQSEARVIHILLQMCGSLFEAHSQGLVHRDIKPANVMLNRRGCEPDVVKVLDFGLVKAVDRTEGSPASDGNSMSGTPLYMSPESIQAPMTVDARSDIYAVGAVGYFLLTGKPVFEASNLVDLCQKHIEESPVPPTKRTNVHVSSQLEDAIMGCLEKSRAKRPQTARDLGILISKCAAASQWTIEDADRWWGRHERGSQTKVSTAPTSTPSSTASAAMDATMDQSIQDPDAEDTGR
- a CDS encoding EF-hand domain-containing protein, which gives rise to MRKFSSLSCVAITLFCTSTIMAQPPGGGRGPGGPGGPGGPGGQGGPSPVERLMTMDTNGDGMLTVNEVSDDRLKTMLNRADANQDGAVTRQELTAMMEAQGGRGGRRAGGGAGGDFGAGGPPAGEMRGGGMQGGQGQFGPPPVGQIMPSHVQDHLELSDEQRQAIAKLQMEVDAQLANILTAQQQKMLQQGPGADQGGADQGGADQRGGGQRGGRQQGGRRGQGRPQIER